In one Agrobacterium tumefaciens genomic region, the following are encoded:
- a CDS encoding LysR family transcriptional regulator: MKNVTWDSYQLFLDVSRSGGLTGAAALTGLSPATVGRRMVELEERIGKALFQRSQTGYALTADGRTLFDRLQAMENAARDIEGWQKASSASSVVRIAVGTWNAWLLTGNFSAICTDRDDFRIDLFIAEQRASLAHRENDIGIRAFEPQEKNLAAIRTGEVAYAPYRLRNAATTVADRWLAVAEENAISTYLRWPHENRNNEIVVTVNRPTALLDLVLAGAGVAVLPCFVGDADARLVREGDELESLRHNQWIVMNNDDRHRRDIRTVADRMTRLIKSHSDLYAGRKSRPA, from the coding sequence ATGAAAAACGTCACCTGGGATTCCTACCAGCTTTTCCTCGATGTGTCACGCAGCGGCGGTCTGACGGGTGCTGCGGCGCTGACGGGTTTGAGTCCCGCGACGGTGGGGCGGCGCATGGTCGAGCTGGAGGAGCGTATCGGCAAGGCGCTGTTCCAGCGCAGCCAGACGGGATACGCCCTCACGGCGGATGGCCGCACGCTGTTTGATCGACTTCAGGCGATGGAGAATGCGGCAAGGGACATTGAGGGATGGCAGAAGGCGTCGTCGGCCTCGTCTGTGGTGCGTATTGCCGTCGGCACCTGGAACGCCTGGCTGCTGACCGGGAATTTCTCGGCCATCTGCACGGATCGCGACGATTTCCGCATCGATCTTTTCATTGCCGAACAGAGGGCGTCTCTGGCCCATCGCGAAAATGATATCGGCATTCGCGCTTTCGAACCGCAGGAAAAGAACCTTGCCGCCATCAGGACGGGGGAGGTGGCCTATGCTCCCTACAGGCTGCGCAACGCCGCCACTACCGTTGCTGATCGGTGGCTGGCGGTGGCGGAGGAAAACGCTATTTCAACCTATCTGCGCTGGCCGCATGAAAATCGTAACAACGAGATTGTGGTAACGGTGAACCGGCCGACGGCGCTTCTCGATCTGGTCCTGGCCGGGGCAGGGGTCGCCGTGCTTCCCTGTTTCGTGGGCGATGCCGATGCGCGCCTCGTTCGGGAAGGTGACGAGCTGGAGAGCCTTCGCCACAATCAATGGATCGTCATGAACAATGACGATCGCCACCGCCGAGATATCAGGACGGTGGCGGATCGGATGACCCGTCTGATCAAGAGCCATTCCGATCTGTATGCCGGGCGCAAGAGCCGCCCGGCATAG